In Caproicibacterium amylolyticum, a genomic segment contains:
- a CDS encoding AAA family ATPase → MSYRVISISRQFGSGGHEISEKLSRALSFPFYDKDLISRAAKESGLSTEILESADEHSDNIPENGEQRPSLALSTSDTLFVTQTKIIRRLAQHENCIIVGRCSDVILLEEDVQLLRVFIHAPLRKRIERIQKLRGLSAQEAELLIRQSDKQRRTYYSYYTDTQWGIQDNYDISLNSAYWGVEKCVDLLTEAVQFM, encoded by the coding sequence ATGTCATATCGTGTTATTTCCATTAGCAGGCAGTTCGGCAGCGGCGGCCATGAAATCAGCGAAAAACTTTCGCGTGCTCTTTCCTTTCCGTTTTATGACAAGGACTTGATTTCACGTGCGGCAAAAGAAAGCGGCCTAAGCACAGAAATACTCGAATCAGCCGATGAACACTCCGACAATATTCCTGAAAACGGAGAGCAGCGCCCATCACTGGCACTTTCCACAAGTGACACACTCTTTGTTACACAGACCAAAATCATCCGTCGGCTGGCACAGCATGAAAACTGCATCATTGTAGGCCGCTGCTCGGATGTCATTCTTCTGGAAGAAGATGTACAGCTGCTGCGTGTGTTCATCCACGCACCGCTGAGAAAGCGAATTGAGCGTATTCAAAAGCTGCGCGGCCTTTCTGCACAGGAAGCAGAGCTGCTGATTCGCCAAAGTGACAAGCAGCGCCGTACATATTACAGCTATTATACCGATACACAGTGGGGCATTCAGGACAACTATGACATTTCACTAAACAGTGCATACTGGGGAGTTGAAAAATGTGTTGACCTGCTGACAGAAGCGGTACAGTTTATGTGA
- a CDS encoding VOC family protein, which translates to MECRIYSLYLCVKDMERAVAFYEDFFEQPAAVKDSVYSVFDIHGFRLGLFAYEKMHEPHTFGTSCLPSISVESKEVLQYKLEQLKVVFPITKIGSNWVAEFADSEGNSIELTAPAENEKEAAKVAVSCPCKRTKCERRGDCEACRAHHAEKHMRTACERLQEKAERKQRNKKKL; encoded by the coding sequence ATGGAGTGCCGAATCTATTCTTTATATTTATGTGTGAAAGATATGGAGCGTGCGGTTGCTTTTTATGAAGACTTTTTTGAGCAGCCTGCGGCAGTGAAAGACTCGGTTTACAGTGTCTTTGATATCCACGGCTTTCGGCTTGGTCTGTTTGCTTATGAAAAAATGCATGAGCCGCATACATTCGGTACCAGCTGTCTGCCCAGCATTTCGGTGGAGAGCAAAGAAGTACTTCAGTATAAACTGGAACAGCTGAAAGTTGTATTTCCAATTACAAAAATCGGTTCTAACTGGGTAGCGGAGTTTGCCGACAGTGAGGGCAATTCGATTGAACTGACTGCACCGGCAGAAAATGAGAAGGAAGCAGCAAAAGTTGCCGTATCCTGCCCTTGCAAAAGGACGAAATGTGAGCGTCGCGGGGACTGTGAAGCGTGCAGAGCGCATCATGCTGAAAAACATATGCGTACAGCCTGTGAACGTCTGCAGGAGAAGGCAGAGCGAAAACAGAGAAACAAGAAAAAATTGTGA
- the speE gene encoding polyamine aminopropyltransferase, which produces MEIWFSEFHTPDVKHSIRINRHLYSERSDYQQIDIFDTPEFGRMLTLDGNVVLTERDEFIYDEMITHIPMAVHPNVCDVLVIGAGDGGVVRELARYDCIRRIDLVEMDPKVLEACRAYLPENASRLDDSRVHIFFDNALRFIRRKKDEYDLIIVDSTDPFGPSEGYFTREFYGICYNALHEDGVMVNQQGSPFFKHDAEVLQRSHQRIAKLFPISRVYQAHIPTYAAGYWLFGFSSKKYHPIDDLDIERWKSLNLETKYYTPKLHIGAFYLPAFLEKLLMEVEE; this is translated from the coding sequence ATGGAAATTTGGTTCAGCGAATTTCACACGCCGGATGTGAAACACAGTATTCGTATCAACCGTCACCTCTATTCGGAAAGAAGTGACTATCAGCAGATTGACATTTTTGACACCCCCGAATTTGGGCGGATGCTGACACTTGATGGAAATGTGGTTTTGACAGAGCGTGATGAGTTTATCTATGACGAAATGATTACCCACATTCCCATGGCAGTACATCCAAACGTTTGTGATGTTTTGGTGATTGGTGCAGGAGACGGCGGCGTTGTGCGCGAACTGGCAAGATATGACTGTATCCGGCGAATCGATCTTGTGGAAATGGATCCGAAAGTGCTTGAAGCATGCCGTGCGTATTTGCCCGAGAACGCAAGTCGTCTGGATGACAGCCGTGTGCATATTTTCTTTGACAATGCGCTGCGGTTTATTCGCCGCAAAAAAGACGAATATGATTTGATTATCGTGGATTCAACTGACCCGTTCGGGCCTTCAGAGGGATATTTCACCCGGGAGTTTTATGGTATTTGCTACAACGCATTGCATGAGGACGGCGTTATGGTCAATCAGCAGGGCAGTCCCTTTTTTAAGCATGATGCAGAGGTTTTGCAGAGAAGCCATCAACGCATCGCAAAGCTGTTTCCAATCAGCCGTGTGTACCAGGCGCATATCCCGACCTATGCTGCCGGGTACTGGCTTTTCGGCTTTTCCAGTAAAAAATATCATCCCATTGATGATCTGGATATCGAGCGTTGGAAGAGTTTAAACCTGGAGACAAAGTATTACACACCCAAGCTGCATATCGGCGCATTTTATCTGCCTGCGTTCCTGGAAAAATTGCTGATGGAGGTAGAAGAATGA
- the speB gene encoding agmatinase has translation MMERNIETFIGCDSSYEEADIALFGAPFDSTTSFRPGARFGSSAIRHESVGLETYSPYQNQDLTDFHTFDCGDLELCFGSAEAALSDIEEKTAEILSDGKLPILVGGEHLVTLGAVRSVAKRYPNLHIIHLDAHADLRDDYLGTKLSHAAVMRRCHEILGDGRIHQFCIRSGERSEFEFAKAHTELYKFDLTGLSALTERLVKDGSPVYFTIDLDCLDPSVLPGTGTPEAGGIGFVQLLDAILSVSKTNIAGADLNELAPMLDASGASTAVACKILRELLLALHSNIKSGEDK, from the coding sequence ATGATGGAACGCAATATAGAAACTTTTATTGGCTGTGACAGCAGCTATGAAGAGGCTGATATCGCACTGTTTGGGGCTCCGTTTGATTCCACCACAAGTTTTCGCCCAGGGGCACGGTTCGGTTCGTCGGCAATCCGGCACGAAAGCGTTGGGCTGGAAACCTACAGCCCTTATCAGAATCAGGATTTAACCGACTTTCACACTTTTGACTGCGGTGACTTGGAACTTTGCTTTGGAAGTGCAGAAGCTGCTCTTTCCGACATCGAGGAAAAAACCGCGGAAATTCTTTCTGATGGCAAACTGCCTATCCTGGTTGGAGGCGAGCATTTGGTAACTCTTGGGGCAGTTCGTTCTGTGGCAAAACGATATCCAAATCTGCATATCATTCACCTTGATGCCCATGCAGATTTGCGCGACGATTACTTGGGAACGAAGCTAAGCCACGCTGCCGTCATGCGCCGCTGCCATGAGATTCTGGGAGACGGTAGAATTCACCAGTTCTGTATCCGAAGCGGGGAACGGTCAGAATTTGAATTCGCAAAAGCCCACACTGAATTGTACAAATTTGATTTAACGGGGCTTTCTGCATTGACTGAGCGGCTTGTGAAGGATGGCAGTCCTGTGTATTTTACCATTGATCTGGATTGCTTGGATCCCTCTGTGTTACCGGGAACAGGTACCCCAGAGGCTGGTGGTATTGGTTTTGTTCAGCTTTTGGATGCTATTCTATCCGTTTCAAAAACCAACATTGCGGGTGCCGATCTCAATGAGCTTGCACCCATGCTGGACGCCAGTGGTGCATCCACCGCGGTTGCCTGCAAGATCCTTCGGGAATTGCTTCTGGCACTGCATAGCAATATCAAGTCTGGGGAGGACAAATAA
- a CDS encoding toxic anion resistance protein: MNENEMPTLELTLDPTPAPAAPTLQTAPAKPEMNVAQEPQLTPAEQKMVNDFAAKIDLTNSAQVLQYGAGAQKKMADFSESALDNVRTKDLGEVGQMLSGVVTELKSFDVSEEDKGFFARFKRAGNKLTAMKARYATAEANVDKICDALEAHQVQLLKDISTLDKMYDVNKTYFKELSMYLLAGKQRLAQVRAEDLPALQQKAQQSGLPEDAQAANDLSSMCNRFEKKLHDLELTRMVSIQMAPQLRLVQNNDLLMSDKIQSTIVNTIPLWKSQMVLALGVEHSAQAAKAQREVTDMTNELLRKNADTLKMATIDTQRESERGIVDIETLQHTNETLISTLDEVMQIQQEGREKRAQAEQELGKLESDLKNKLLQLR, translated from the coding sequence ATGAACGAAAATGAAATGCCTACGCTGGAACTTACCCTAGACCCCACCCCTGCGCCTGCCGCGCCGACACTTCAGACCGCACCGGCAAAGCCGGAAATGAATGTGGCGCAGGAGCCGCAGCTGACTCCGGCAGAGCAGAAGATGGTGAACGACTTTGCCGCGAAAATTGACCTGACAAACAGCGCGCAGGTGCTGCAGTACGGTGCAGGCGCACAGAAAAAGATGGCAGACTTTTCAGAAAGTGCGCTGGACAATGTGCGTACAAAAGACCTCGGTGAAGTGGGGCAGATGCTTTCCGGCGTGGTAACGGAACTGAAAAGCTTTGATGTCAGCGAAGAGGATAAGGGCTTTTTTGCGCGCTTTAAGCGAGCGGGCAACAAACTGACCGCCATGAAAGCCCGTTATGCCACAGCAGAAGCAAACGTGGACAAAATCTGTGATGCACTGGAAGCACATCAAGTGCAGCTGCTCAAGGATATTTCTACATTGGATAAAATGTACGATGTCAACAAGACTTACTTTAAAGAACTTTCCATGTATCTGTTGGCGGGCAAGCAGAGGCTCGCGCAGGTGCGTGCGGAGGATTTGCCGGCTTTGCAGCAGAAAGCCCAGCAAAGCGGTTTGCCGGAGGATGCGCAGGCGGCAAATGACCTTTCCAGCATGTGCAACCGCTTTGAAAAGAAACTGCATGATTTGGAACTGACCCGCATGGTTTCCATTCAGATGGCACCGCAGCTTCGCTTGGTGCAGAACAATGACCTGTTGATGAGTGATAAGATTCAATCCACCATTGTCAATACCATTCCACTTTGGAAGAGCCAGATGGTGCTGGCTCTCGGCGTGGAACATTCCGCACAGGCAGCGAAGGCCCAGCGAGAGGTAACAGATATGACGAATGAACTGCTGCGTAAAAATGCGGATACGCTCAAAATGGCGACGATTGACACACAGCGCGAGTCCGAGCGCGGCATTGTTGATATTGAAACACTGCAGCATACCAATGAAACTTTGATTTCCACTTTGGATGAAGTCATGCAGATTCAACAGGAAGGCCGCGAGAAGCGCGCCCAGGCGGAGCAGGAGCTTGGCAAGCTGGAAAGCGACCTGAAGAACAAGCTGCTGCAGCTGCGCTGA
- a CDS encoding aminotransferase class I/II-fold pyridoxal phosphate-dependent enzyme, with protein sequence MEKIKLDQNKAPIYEALQRLREMRVVPFDVPGHKRGRGNPELAAFLGEQCVSIDVNSMKPLDNLCHPVSVIREAELLVADAFGAAHAFLMVGGTTSSVQSMVLSSCKRGDKIIMPRNVHRSVINALVLCGAVPAYVNPEVDRRLGISLGMQREQVAKAIAENPDAVAVLVNNPTYYGICSDLKAIVNMAHEAGMLCLVDEAHGTHFYFGENMPISAMAAGADMASVSMHKSGGSLTQSSLLLIGEHINPGHVRQIINLTQTTSGSYLLMSSLDISRRNLALRGKEVFAKVVEMADYAREEINAVGGYYAFGRELINGNSIFDFDPTKLSIHTRNIGLAGIEVYDILRDEYDIQIEFGDIGNILAYLSMGDRPQELERLVSALAEIRRRYQKDPSGLLSQEYIDPEVVASPQDAFYAEKKSIPLPESVGCVCSEFVMCYPPGIPILAPGERITQEILNFIEYAKVKGCSMTGPEDPDILRINVLV encoded by the coding sequence ATGGAAAAAATAAAGTTGGATCAAAACAAGGCTCCAATCTATGAGGCTTTGCAAAGGCTCAGAGAAATGCGGGTCGTTCCCTTTGATGTACCGGGACATAAGCGCGGCAGAGGCAACCCTGAATTGGCTGCGTTCCTGGGTGAGCAATGTGTCAGTATAGATGTCAACAGCATGAAACCATTGGACAACCTTTGCCATCCGGTATCCGTTATTCGTGAGGCAGAGCTTTTGGTGGCAGACGCATTCGGAGCAGCTCACGCGTTTTTAATGGTGGGAGGTACCACAAGTTCTGTGCAAAGCATGGTCTTATCCAGCTGTAAACGCGGGGACAAGATCATTATGCCCAGAAATGTTCACCGCAGTGTGATTAACGCCCTTGTTTTGTGCGGCGCTGTGCCGGCGTATGTCAATCCTGAGGTTGACCGCAGATTGGGTATTTCTCTGGGAATGCAGCGGGAACAGGTTGCCAAAGCCATTGCTGAAAATCCAGATGCGGTAGCGGTGTTGGTCAATAACCCGACCTATTACGGTATATGCAGTGATTTAAAAGCCATAGTAAACATGGCTCATGAGGCAGGGATGCTTTGCCTTGTAGATGAAGCCCACGGAACGCATTTTTATTTTGGGGAGAATATGCCCATTTCCGCTATGGCGGCGGGTGCGGATATGGCCTCAGTTTCCATGCACAAAAGCGGCGGAAGCCTTACGCAGTCCAGTTTGCTGCTTATCGGTGAACATATCAATCCCGGTCATGTCCGCCAGATCATCAATTTAACGCAGACCACTTCCGGAAGTTATCTTTTGATGTCCAGCCTGGACATCAGCCGCCGTAATCTCGCACTGCGCGGTAAGGAAGTGTTTGCCAAAGTTGTAGAAATGGCGGACTATGCCAGAGAAGAAATCAATGCGGTAGGAGGCTACTATGCCTTTGGGCGAGAACTGATAAACGGCAATTCAATCTTCGATTTTGATCCTACCAAACTGAGCATTCACACAAGAAATATTGGCCTTGCCGGCATTGAAGTTTACGATATTTTAAGAGATGAGTACGATATTCAAATAGAGTTCGGCGACATTGGCAATATTCTGGCCTACCTTTCTATGGGAGATAGGCCGCAGGAACTGGAGCGCCTTGTGAGTGCCCTTGCCGAAATACGCCGAAGATATCAAAAAGATCCCAGCGGTTTGCTCAGCCAGGAATATATCGATCCCGAAGTGGTGGCCAGCCCGCAGGACGCATTTTATGCGGAGAAAAAAAGTATTCCCCTTCCGGAAAGTGTTGGTTGTGTTTGCAGCGAATTCGTCATGTGCTATCCGCCGGGAATTCCAATTTTGGCGCCGGGAGAGCGAATCACGCAGGAAATTCTTAACTTCATTGAATACGCCAAAGTAAAAGGCTGTTCCATGACCGGGCCGGAAGATCCTGATATTTTGCGCATCAATGTCTTGGTATAA
- the nspC gene encoding carboxynorspermidine decarboxylase, with protein sequence MSGEVKTRAAFRSLKGKSPNELFGDLPTPCYIIDEAALRRNGEILSSVMRRTGCKILLAQKAFCNYDLYPLLSQYLSGTEASGLYEARLGKENMPQGEVHVFCGAYRDDEFAQLLDYTDHIVFNSPRQLEKFGKWAKDCGKSVGLRINPECSTQDGREIYDPCAQGSRLGTTRSVWDKQMTDGLISLLDGLHFHTLCEQNADALEASIFAVEEKFGDILSRMKWLNMGGGHHITKEGYDVSRLEKWIIYAQEKWGLQVYLEPGEAVALNAGYLACRVLDIVENGAARIAILDASAACHMPDVIEMPYTPPLYGAISDSTGENHYRLGGPSCLSGDVIGDYSFNHVLREGDLLLFGDMAIYTTCKNNTFNGMPLPNIWRRSENGQLEILTNFGYEDFKMRLGKNSSVIREKNL encoded by the coding sequence ATGAGCGGCGAAGTGAAAACCAGAGCTGCCTTTCGCTCCCTTAAAGGTAAATCCCCAAACGAACTGTTTGGGGATTTACCCACTCCCTGCTACATCATTGATGAGGCAGCTTTGCGCCGCAACGGGGAGATCCTTTCCTCGGTAATGCGCCGTACCGGGTGTAAAATTCTTCTGGCCCAAAAAGCATTTTGCAACTATGATTTATATCCGCTGCTTTCTCAATATTTGTCTGGAACAGAAGCTAGCGGGCTTTATGAAGCAAGGCTTGGAAAAGAAAATATGCCCCAAGGAGAAGTGCATGTTTTTTGCGGTGCATATCGGGATGATGAATTTGCGCAGCTGCTGGATTATACCGATCATATTGTGTTCAATTCACCTCGGCAACTGGAAAAGTTCGGTAAATGGGCAAAGGACTGCGGAAAGAGTGTCGGATTGCGTATCAATCCGGAATGCTCTACACAGGACGGCCGCGAGATTTACGATCCCTGTGCTCAAGGAAGCAGACTGGGAACAACCCGTTCTGTCTGGGACAAGCAAATGACAGATGGGCTGATTTCACTGTTGGACGGCCTGCATTTTCACACACTTTGTGAGCAGAATGCCGATGCGCTGGAAGCTAGCATTTTCGCAGTAGAGGAAAAGTTTGGCGACATTTTATCCCGTATGAAGTGGCTGAACATGGGCGGCGGACACCATATTACCAAAGAGGGTTATGATGTTTCGCGCCTGGAAAAATGGATTATTTACGCTCAAGAAAAATGGGGTCTGCAGGTCTATCTGGAGCCGGGTGAGGCGGTAGCACTCAATGCCGGTTATTTAGCTTGCCGTGTACTGGATATTGTGGAAAATGGTGCCGCCCGTATTGCAATTTTGGATGCAAGTGCCGCCTGCCATATGCCGGATGTGATTGAAATGCCCTACACACCGCCTTTATATGGAGCCATTTCTGATTCAACAGGTGAAAATCACTATCGGCTGGGCGGGCCGTCCTGTCTTTCAGGCGATGTGATTGGTGACTACAGCTTCAACCATGTGCTGCGTGAGGGGGACTTACTCCTTTTTGGCGATATGGCAATTTACACCACATGCAAAAACAACACTTTTAATGGAATGCCTCTGCCAAATATCTGGAGAAGATCTGAGAACGGTCAGCTTGAGATTCTCACGAATTTCGGATATGAAGATTTTAAAATGCGCCTAGGGAAAAATTCTTCGGTCATCAGGGAAAAGAATCTTTAA
- a CDS encoding saccharopine dehydrogenase family protein encodes MSKVLVIGCGGVAAVAIRKCCQVSEVFSELCIASRTQSKCDTLARALEGKTATKITTARVDADNVQEVIDLINNFKPDLVMNIALPYQDLTIMDACLACGVNYMDTANYEPEDTDDPEWRAIYEKRCKDAGFSAYFDYSWQWAYREKFEKAGLTALLGCGFDPGVTQAYCAYAKKHEFDTIETIDILDCNGGDHGYPFATNFNPEVNLREVSAPGSYWENGHWVEIPAMSIKREYNFDCVGNKDMYLLHHEEIESLAQNIPEVKRIRFFMTFGQSYLTHMKCLENVGMLSTTPIQFDGQAIVPIKFLKALLPDPASLGPRTHGKTNIGCIFTGKKDGKDKSYYIYNVCDHQECYREVESQAISYTTGVPAMCGALMLLTGQWSKPGVYTVEEFNPDPYLDALDKYGLPHREKQNPVLVD; translated from the coding sequence ATGAGCAAAGTCTTAGTTATCGGTTGCGGCGGAGTTGCCGCAGTTGCCATTCGGAAGTGCTGTCAGGTCAGCGAGGTGTTTTCGGAGCTGTGCATTGCCAGCAGAACCCAGTCCAAGTGCGACACACTGGCCCGGGCGTTGGAGGGAAAGACCGCGACCAAAATCACTACGGCCCGGGTAGACGCTGACAATGTGCAGGAAGTAATCGATTTGATCAACAATTTCAAACCTGATCTTGTTATGAACATTGCGCTGCCTTACCAAGATCTGACCATTATGGATGCCTGCCTTGCCTGTGGTGTCAACTATATGGATACCGCCAACTACGAACCGGAAGATACGGACGATCCCGAATGGCGCGCAATCTACGAGAAGCGCTGTAAAGATGCCGGGTTCTCTGCGTATTTCGACTATAGCTGGCAGTGGGCTTATCGTGAGAAATTTGAAAAGGCAGGTCTGACCGCTTTGCTGGGCTGCGGCTTTGACCCCGGCGTGACTCAGGCGTACTGCGCCTATGCAAAGAAGCATGAGTTTGATACCATTGAGACCATTGATATTCTGGATTGCAACGGCGGCGATCACGGCTATCCCTTTGCTACCAACTTCAATCCCGAAGTCAATCTGCGTGAGGTGTCTGCTCCCGGCAGTTATTGGGAAAACGGCCATTGGGTAGAAATTCCTGCCATGAGCATAAAACGGGAATACAATTTTGACTGTGTGGGTAATAAGGATATGTATCTGCTCCACCATGAAGAGATTGAGTCTTTGGCGCAGAACATTCCTGAGGTCAAACGAATCCGTTTCTTTATGACCTTTGGACAGAGCTATCTGACCCACATGAAGTGCTTGGAAAATGTGGGTATGCTGTCGACCACCCCCATCCAGTTCGATGGACAGGCGATTGTACCCATCAAGTTTCTCAAGGCTTTGCTGCCGGATCCCGCCAGCCTGGGTCCCCGCACCCACGGAAAAACCAACATTGGCTGTATTTTCACTGGTAAAAAAGACGGTAAGGACAAATCCTACTACATCTACAATGTCTGCGACCACCAGGAGTGTTATCGAGAGGTGGAAAGTCAGGCTATCAGCTACACCACCGGTGTTCCCGCTATGTGCGGTGCGTTGATGCTGCTGACTGGCCAGTGGAGCAAGCCCGGTGTTTATACTGTGGAGGAGTTCAATCCGGATCCCTACCTGGATGCTTTGGACAAATATGGTCTGCCCCACAGGGAAAAGCAGAACCCTGTTTTGGTGGATTGA
- the metA gene encoding homoserine O-acetyltransferase MetA encodes MPIKIPDTLPARAVLEKEHIFVMTHRRALHQDIRPLRIALVNLMPTKITTETQILRCLANTPLQIEVDLIQTVTHKSKNTPEDHLLNFYETFDDIKNRVYDGCIITGAPVELMDYEQVDYWPELCRIFEWTKTNVHSTFHICWAAQAGLYYHYGVPKYILPQKVFGVFPHHALKKKSRLFRGFDDVYWVPHSRQTEVRAEDIEKVPQLRIMSVSPEVGVHIVSDQEGRQYFVMGHSEYDVDTLGTEYRRDLEKGVPIAMPKHYYPGNDPSRAPVNNWRATGQLLYTNWLNYFVYQTTPFDLSALGNDSLDCAML; translated from the coding sequence TTGCCCATTAAAATACCAGATACCTTGCCGGCACGCGCTGTGCTGGAAAAAGAACATATTTTTGTGATGACCCACCGCCGCGCGCTGCATCAGGACATCCGTCCCCTGCGTATTGCGCTGGTGAATTTGATGCCGACAAAAATCACAACGGAAACACAGATTCTGCGCTGCCTTGCCAATACACCGCTGCAGATTGAAGTGGATTTGATACAGACAGTCACGCATAAGTCCAAAAACACACCGGAAGATCATTTGCTCAATTTTTACGAGACATTTGATGATATTAAGAACCGCGTGTATGACGGCTGCATTATTACCGGTGCGCCGGTTGAACTCATGGACTATGAGCAGGTGGACTACTGGCCGGAACTGTGCCGCATTTTTGAGTGGACCAAAACGAATGTACACTCTACTTTTCACATCTGCTGGGCAGCACAGGCGGGGCTGTATTATCACTATGGTGTTCCAAAGTACATTCTGCCGCAGAAAGTTTTCGGCGTTTTTCCGCATCACGCACTGAAAAAAAAATCCCGGCTGTTCCGCGGTTTTGACGATGTTTACTGGGTACCGCATTCCCGCCAGACCGAGGTACGCGCTGAAGATATCGAAAAGGTTCCGCAGCTTCGGATTATGTCTGTTTCTCCGGAGGTCGGTGTACACATTGTCAGCGATCAGGAAGGCCGCCAGTACTTCGTAATGGGACATTCGGAGTATGATGTGGATACTTTGGGAACGGAGTACCGCAGAGATTTGGAAAAAGGTGTGCCGATTGCAATGCCAAAGCATTATTATCCCGGCAATGACCCTTCACGCGCGCCGGTCAACAACTGGCGTGCCACCGGACAGCTGCTGTATACGAACTGGCTTAATTACTTTGTATACCAGACAACACCGTTTGACTTGAGTGCGCTTGGCAACGATTCGCTGGACTGCGCTATGCTGTAA
- a CDS encoding 5-bromo-4-chloroindolyl phosphate hydrolysis family protein: MGNSHFNRKIGRAVRDAVRSGRFEDIGRVVGDTMHEVADEVNETFGGQQPTGHHPPHPYAPDGQQNGGYYGYTTQTPPQQGQQAPPPEDPNGFVPPEEQPGYVPPQGRPMYRDPAAWKPRHSRSRTRHNPSVRGLPGSVSGTLCSVLGTIIGVPMLIADVVLVATAAASGIALQTFIIDGALMAPITLVSFGCAGYGGRLRRRVRRFSRYQAALGGAAFGRVAQLAETAGETPARTVKDLKKMITVGVYPNGHFNQDETCFMIDDETYQEYLDAEKSHLVKEQAARAEEEKKKADPKSAELEAVRREGNEYLLEIRAANDEIPDEVVSGKLYQLENVTGRIFQCVEQHPAKLPDIRKFMRYYLPTTLKLVKSYQEFDKQPVQGENIRKAKDEIEHALDTINTAFANLLDSLFADDAFDVSTDISTLETMLKQEGLTGSDFKQPPEEEAPEIKLS, from the coding sequence ATGGGGAATTCTCACTTTAACAGAAAAATCGGCAGAGCTGTGCGGGATGCGGTACGCTCCGGCCGTTTTGAGGATATTGGCCGTGTTGTAGGGGATACCATGCATGAGGTTGCGGATGAGGTAAACGAAACCTTTGGCGGGCAGCAGCCCACAGGGCATCATCCGCCGCACCCTTATGCACCGGATGGGCAGCAGAATGGTGGATACTATGGTTACACAACGCAAACGCCGCCGCAGCAGGGGCAGCAGGCTCCGCCGCCAGAGGACCCAAACGGCTTCGTTCCACCGGAGGAACAGCCCGGCTATGTTCCGCCACAGGGACGGCCAATGTACCGTGACCCTGCTGCGTGGAAGCCAAGGCACAGCCGCAGCCGTACCCGGCACAACCCATCTGTGCGCGGACTGCCTGGCAGTGTTTCGGGTACGCTCTGCTCGGTACTTGGCACGATTATTGGTGTGCCGATGCTGATTGCAGATGTAGTGCTTGTGGCAACAGCCGCAGCCAGCGGAATCGCACTGCAGACCTTTATTATAGATGGGGCGCTTATGGCACCAATTACACTGGTATCCTTTGGCTGTGCGGGTTACGGAGGCCGTTTGCGCCGTCGGGTGCGCCGCTTTAGCCGCTATCAGGCAGCGCTGGGCGGTGCGGCGTTTGGCCGGGTTGCACAGCTGGCGGAAACTGCCGGTGAAACACCGGCCCGCACAGTGAAAGACCTGAAAAAAATGATAACGGTCGGGGTATATCCCAACGGCCATTTTAACCAGGATGAAACTTGCTTCATGATTGATGATGAAACTTATCAGGAATACTTGGATGCGGAAAAAAGCCATTTGGTGAAAGAGCAAGCTGCCCGTGCGGAGGAAGAAAAAAAGAAAGCAGACCCCAAAAGCGCAGAGTTGGAAGCAGTTCGCCGCGAGGGAAACGAGTATCTGCTGGAAATCCGTGCAGCAAATGATGAAATCCCCGATGAGGTTGTTTCCGGCAAGCTGTACCAGCTGGAAAATGTAACAGGACGTATTTTTCAGTGTGTAGAGCAGCATCCGGCAAAGTTGCCGGATATCCGTAAATTCATGCGGTATTACCTGCCGACTACCTTGAAATTGGTCAAATCTTATCAGGAATTTGACAAACAGCCAGTGCAGGGTGAAAACATCCGCAAGGCAAAAGACGAAATCGAGCACGCGCTGGATACCATTAATACAGCGTTCGCAAATTTGCTGGACAGTTTGTTTGCAGATGACGCATTTGATGTTTCTACAGATATTTCTACGTTGGAAACAATGCTTAAGCAGGAGGGTCTGACCGGCAGTGACTTCAAACAGCCGCCGGAGGAAGAAGCTCCCGAAATCAAACTGAGTTAA